The following proteins are encoded in a genomic region of Xanthomonas cassavae CFBP 4642:
- a CDS encoding YggS family pyridoxal phosphate-dependent enzyme: MPVSSLQQILDAIQAAAAQHARGDVRLLAVSKTKPAEAIAALAAQGQRAFGENYVQEAGTKVATLRALKLEWHLIGHLQSNKAELASRCFDWVQTVDRPKLIPLLARHRPDDRAPLNVLIQVNIDDEHSKHGCTPEAIDALADAIALQPTLRLRGLMAIPAPLPEAARRAEAFTRMQTLFEQLQQRFAQVDTLSMGMSSDFAEAIAAGATMVRVGTALFGARAPAPDAPA; the protein is encoded by the coding sequence GTGCCGGTTTCGTCGCTGCAGCAGATTCTCGATGCCATCCAGGCCGCGGCAGCCCAGCATGCCCGCGGCGACGTCCGCCTGCTGGCGGTCTCCAAGACCAAGCCTGCCGAGGCCATCGCCGCGCTGGCCGCGCAGGGACAGCGCGCATTCGGCGAAAACTACGTGCAGGAAGCCGGGACCAAGGTCGCCACGCTCCGCGCACTGAAACTGGAATGGCACCTGATCGGCCACCTGCAATCCAACAAGGCCGAGCTGGCCAGCCGGTGCTTCGACTGGGTGCAGACAGTGGACCGCCCCAAACTGATTCCACTGCTCGCGCGCCATCGCCCGGACGACCGCGCACCATTGAATGTGCTGATCCAGGTCAACATCGACGATGAGCACAGCAAACACGGCTGCACGCCGGAGGCGATCGACGCGCTGGCCGACGCCATCGCACTGCAGCCCACATTGCGCCTGCGTGGATTGATGGCCATCCCCGCGCCGCTTCCGGAAGCGGCGCGGCGCGCAGAAGCGTTTACCCGCATGCAGACGCTCTTCGAACAGCTGCAGCAGCGCTTCGCGCAGGTGGACACCTTGTCGATGGGCATGAGCTCGGATTTCGCCGAAGCGATCGCGGCCGGCGCCACCATGGTGCGGGTGGGCACGGCGCTATTCGGCGCGCGCGCGCCCGCACCCGACGCACCTGCCTGA
- a CDS encoding type IV pilus twitching motility protein PilT, whose product MDIAELLAFSVKNKASDLHLSAGLPPMIRVDGDVRRINIPALDHKQVHALVYDIMSDKQRRDYEEFLEVDFSFEIPSLARFRVNAFNQNRGAGAVFRTIPSEVLTLEDLGCPPIFRQLIDQPQGLILVTGPTGSGKSTTLAGMIDYINKNEYGHILTVEDPIEFVHTSQKCLINQREVHRDTHGFNEALRSALREDPDIILVGELRDLETIRLALTAAETGHLVFGTLHTSSAAKTIDRIIDVFPAGEKPMVRSMLSESLRAVISQALLKKVGGGRTAAWEIMVGTPAIRNLIREDKVAQMYSSIQTGQQYGMQTLDQHLQDLVKRSLITRNQAREYAKDKRIFE is encoded by the coding sequence ATGGATATCGCTGAACTGTTGGCGTTTTCTGTCAAGAACAAGGCATCGGACCTGCACCTGTCTGCAGGGCTGCCGCCGATGATCCGTGTCGATGGCGATGTCCGTCGCATCAATATTCCGGCGCTGGACCACAAGCAGGTGCACGCGCTGGTGTACGACATCATGTCGGACAAGCAGCGGCGCGACTACGAGGAATTCCTCGAGGTCGATTTCTCGTTCGAGATTCCCTCGCTGGCACGCTTCCGCGTCAATGCGTTCAACCAGAACCGCGGCGCCGGTGCGGTGTTCCGTACCATTCCCTCCGAAGTGCTGACGCTGGAAGACCTGGGCTGCCCGCCGATCTTCCGCCAGTTGATCGACCAGCCGCAGGGCCTGATCCTGGTCACCGGCCCGACCGGTTCGGGCAAGTCGACCACGCTGGCCGGCATGATCGACTACATCAACAAGAACGAATACGGCCACATCCTCACCGTCGAGGATCCGATCGAATTCGTGCACACCTCGCAGAAGTGCCTGATCAACCAGCGCGAAGTGCACCGCGACACGCACGGCTTCAACGAAGCGCTGCGCTCGGCACTGCGCGAGGACCCGGACATCATCCTCGTCGGCGAATTGCGCGACCTGGAGACCATCCGTCTGGCGCTCACCGCCGCGGAAACCGGCCACCTGGTGTTCGGCACCCTGCACACCAGCTCGGCCGCCAAGACCATCGATCGCATCATCGACGTGTTCCCGGCCGGCGAAAAGCCGATGGTGCGCTCGATGCTGTCCGAGTCGCTGCGCGCGGTGATTTCGCAGGCGCTGTTGAAAAAGGTCGGCGGCGGACGCACCGCGGCCTGGGAAATCATGGTCGGCACCCCGGCCATCCGCAACCTGATCCGCGAGGACAAGGTGGCGCAGATGTATTCCTCGATCCAGACCGGCCAGCAATACGGCATGCAGACCCTGGACCAGCATCTGCAGGACCTGGTCAAGCGCAGCCTGATCACGCGCAACCAGGCGCGCGAATACGCCAAGGACAAGCGGATATTCGAGTAG
- a CDS encoding PilT/PilU family type 4a pilus ATPase: MSTIDFTSFLKLMAHQKASDLFITSGMPPAIKVHGKISPITQTPLTAQQSRDLVLNVMTPSQREEFEKTHECNFAIGVSGVGRFRVSCFYQRNQVGMVLRRIETRIPTVEELSLPPVIKTLAMTKRGIIIFVGATGTGKSTSLAAMIGYRNQNSTGHIITIEDPIEFVHKHEGCIITQREVGIDTDSWENALKNTLRQAPDVIMIGEVRTREGMDHAIAFAETGHLVLCTLHANNANQAMDRIINFFPEDRRNQLLMDLSLNLKGVVAQQLIPTPDGRGRRVAMEIMLGTPLVQDYIRDGEIHKLKEIMKESTNLGMRTFDQSLFELYQAGEISYEDALRYADSQNEVRLRIKLSQGGDAKTLAQGLDGVEIAEVR, from the coding sequence ATGAGCACCATCGACTTCACCTCCTTCCTCAAGCTGATGGCGCATCAGAAGGCGTCGGATCTGTTCATCACCTCCGGCATGCCGCCGGCGATCAAGGTGCATGGCAAGATCAGCCCGATCACGCAGACACCGTTGACCGCGCAGCAGAGTCGCGACCTGGTGCTGAACGTGATGACGCCCTCGCAGCGCGAGGAGTTCGAAAAGACCCACGAGTGCAACTTCGCCATCGGCGTGTCCGGGGTCGGGCGTTTCCGTGTCAGCTGCTTCTACCAGCGCAACCAGGTGGGCATGGTGCTGCGCCGGATCGAGACGCGCATTCCCACCGTGGAAGAACTGAGCCTGCCGCCGGTGATCAAGACGCTGGCGATGACCAAGCGCGGCATCATCATCTTCGTCGGCGCCACCGGTACCGGTAAATCGACCTCGCTGGCGGCAATGATCGGCTACCGCAACCAGAATTCCACCGGGCACATCATCACCATCGAGGACCCGATCGAATTCGTGCACAAGCACGAAGGCTGCATCATCACCCAGCGCGAAGTCGGCATCGATACCGACAGCTGGGAGAATGCGCTGAAGAACACCCTGCGCCAGGCGCCGGACGTGATCATGATCGGCGAAGTGCGCACCCGCGAAGGCATGGACCACGCCATCGCCTTCGCCGAAACCGGCCACCTGGTGCTGTGCACGCTGCACGCCAACAACGCCAACCAGGCGATGGACCGCATCATCAACTTCTTCCCGGAAGACCGCCGCAACCAGCTGCTGATGGATCTGTCGCTGAACCTCAAGGGCGTGGTCGCGCAGCAGCTGATTCCGACGCCGGACGGGCGCGGCCGCCGCGTGGCGATGGAAATCATGCTGGGCACGCCGCTGGTGCAGGACTACATCCGCGACGGCGAGATCCACAAGCTCAAGGAGATCATGAAGGAGTCCACCAACCTGGGCATGCGCACCTTCGATCAGAGCCTGTTCGAGCTCTACCAGGCCGGTGAAATCAGCTACGAAGACGCGCTGCGCTACGCCGACTCGCAGAACGAAGTGCGTCTGCGCATCAAGCTCTCTCAAGGTGGCGATGCCAAGACCCTGGCACAGGGGCTGGATGGCGTGGAGATTGCCGAGGTTCGCTGA
- a CDS encoding YitT family protein, producing MPDDGAVVTSGPLTPPPDSAGTAADDHAFHHSVAEDVQGMLLATLVASLGLAIFAKGGLMIGGMAGVAFLLHYALGWNFGLVFVLVNLPFYWLSVRRMGWEFTLKTFVAVAACGALTNLLPRWADYAQMSTAFSAIAGGALSGLGILFFIRHRGSLGGIGILAVYLQRERGWSAGKVQMSFDAMLMLGAFFVLKPDKVLYSAIGALMLSLVLMFNHRPHRYMGV from the coding sequence TTGCCCGATGACGGCGCTGTGGTCACCTCCGGCCCGTTGACGCCGCCGCCGGATTCGGCGGGCACCGCTGCCGACGATCACGCCTTCCATCATTCGGTGGCGGAGGACGTGCAGGGCATGCTGCTGGCGACGTTGGTCGCGTCGCTGGGTCTGGCGATCTTCGCCAAGGGCGGCCTGATGATCGGCGGCATGGCGGGTGTGGCATTCCTGCTGCACTACGCGCTGGGCTGGAACTTTGGCCTGGTGTTCGTGCTGGTCAACCTGCCGTTCTATTGGTTGAGCGTGCGCCGGATGGGTTGGGAATTCACCCTGAAGACCTTCGTGGCGGTCGCTGCCTGCGGCGCGCTGACCAATCTGCTGCCGCGCTGGGCCGATTACGCGCAGATGAGCACCGCGTTTTCGGCCATTGCCGGCGGTGCGCTGTCCGGCCTTGGCATCCTGTTCTTCATTCGTCACCGCGGCAGCCTGGGCGGCATCGGCATTCTGGCGGTCTACCTGCAGCGCGAGCGCGGCTGGAGTGCGGGCAAGGTGCAGATGAGCTTCGATGCCATGCTGATGCTGGGGGCGTTCTTTGTATTGAAGCCGGACAAGGTGCTGTATTCGGCGATCGGCGCGCTGATGCTGAGTCTGGTGCTGATGTTCAATCACCGCCCGCATCGCTACATGGGGGTGTGA
- a CDS encoding DNA-3-methyladenine glycosylase I encodes MSDYCSIAPGHPVHGHYHDHEYGFPQRDERELFERLVLEINQAGLSWETILRKRANFRQAYDGFDVDTVAGYGDTGIARLLGDAGIIRNRPKILAAIHNAQVIQTLRRSHGSFAQWLDAQHPLDKPAWVKLFKKTFRFTGGEITGEFLMSLGYLPGAHHAQCPVYKTIARLKPAWMQHA; translated from the coding sequence ATGAGCGACTATTGCAGCATCGCCCCGGGCCACCCGGTGCACGGCCATTACCACGACCACGAATACGGCTTCCCGCAACGCGACGAACGCGAGCTGTTCGAGCGATTGGTGCTGGAAATCAATCAGGCCGGCCTGAGCTGGGAGACCATCCTGCGCAAGCGCGCCAATTTCCGGCAGGCCTATGACGGCTTCGATGTGGATACCGTGGCTGGCTACGGCGACACCGGCATCGCCCGCCTGCTGGGCGATGCCGGCATCATCCGCAATCGCCCGAAGATTCTGGCGGCCATCCACAACGCGCAGGTCATCCAGACGCTGCGTCGTTCGCACGGCAGCTTCGCGCAATGGCTGGACGCGCAGCACCCGCTGGACAAGCCGGCCTGGGTCAAACTGTTCAAGAAGACCTTCCGCTTCACCGGCGGCGAAATCACCGGCGAATTCCTGATGAGCCTGGGCTACCTGCCCGGCGCGCACCATGCGCAATGCCCGGTCTACAAGACGATTGCCAGGCTGAAACCGGCATGGATGCAGCACGCGTGA
- a CDS encoding YqgE/AlgH family protein, whose product MSVLPTPLANQLLIALPALSDPTFSRSVALICQHDENGAMGVLVNRPSEYTLGEVLSQMGIETEDAQLCEQIVLSGGPVHPERGFVIHDDAREWDSSLEVGQGVFLTTSRDILEAMAAGEGPRNALVALGCAGWGAGQLEFELGENSWLTAPSDANVLFDTVLEDRWQTAAGRIGVDLFRLTDYSGHA is encoded by the coding sequence ATGTCCGTTTTACCCACGCCTCTGGCCAACCAACTGCTGATCGCGCTTCCGGCGCTGTCCGACCCCACGTTTTCGCGCAGCGTCGCGCTGATCTGCCAGCACGACGAGAACGGCGCGATGGGCGTGCTGGTGAATCGCCCGTCCGAGTACACCCTGGGCGAAGTGCTGTCGCAGATGGGGATCGAAACCGAAGACGCGCAGCTGTGCGAGCAGATCGTGCTCAGTGGCGGGCCGGTGCACCCGGAGCGCGGCTTCGTCATCCACGACGATGCGCGCGAGTGGGATTCCAGCCTGGAAGTGGGGCAGGGCGTGTTCCTGACCACCTCGCGCGACATCCTCGAAGCCATGGCCGCCGGCGAAGGCCCGCGTAATGCGCTGGTGGCGCTGGGCTGTGCAGGTTGGGGGGCGGGGCAGCTGGAATTCGAGCTGGGCGAGAACAGCTGGCTGACCGCGCCCTCCGATGCCAACGTGCTGTTCGATACCGTCCTGGAAGATCGCTGGCAGACGGCCGCCGGGCGCATCGGCGTGGATCTGTTCCGGCTGACGGATTATTCCGGGCATGCCTGA
- the ruvX gene encoding Holliday junction resolvase RuvX: MPEAGTNRPDGTVLGFDVGSRRIGVAVGTALGAGARAVAVISVHAGGPDWVALDRVHKQWRPDGLVVGDPLTLDDKDQPARKRAHAFARQLRERYALPVVLIDERSSSVEAAQRFACERADGRKRRRDAEALDAMAAAVIVERWLAAPDQATLLP; this comes from the coding sequence ATGCCTGAGGCGGGCACCAACCGCCCCGATGGCACGGTGCTGGGCTTCGATGTGGGGTCGCGCCGGATCGGCGTGGCGGTCGGCACCGCGTTGGGTGCAGGCGCACGTGCGGTGGCCGTGATCAGCGTGCATGCCGGCGGCCCGGACTGGGTAGCCCTGGACCGGGTGCACAAGCAATGGCGGCCCGACGGCCTGGTGGTCGGCGACCCGCTCACCCTGGACGACAAGGATCAGCCTGCGCGCAAGCGTGCCCATGCATTCGCCCGCCAGCTACGCGAGCGCTATGCGCTGCCGGTGGTGTTGATCGATGAGCGCTCCAGTTCGGTCGAGGCCGCGCAGCGTTTCGCGTGCGAGCGCGCCGATGGGCGCAAGCGTCGCCGCGATGCCGAGGCACTGGATGCGATGGCCGCGGCCGTGATCGTCGAACGCTGGTTGGCCGCGCCCGACCAGGCCACTCTTCTTCCCTGA
- a CDS encoding aspartate carbamoyltransferase catalytic subunit, with translation MAAMQLDSNGRLRHLLTLEGLPRATLLQLLDRAGQIRDAAVGRVGKRSVLAGTAVCTLFFEPSTRTRSSFHLAAQRLGADVLNFDASTSSTRKGETARDTLKNLEAMGVRGFVVRHPDDGAVEALAAAAGEGTALINAGDGRSAHPTQGLLDMLTLRQAKGTDFSKLKVVIVGDVKHSRVARSDLHALRTLGAGEIRVCGPASLLPDDDMLDGCVVGQDFDAMLEGADALMMLRLQRERMEEGLVPSLEQYHTEYGLTRERLARAGRDAAVLHPGPINRGVEITDEVADGAQSCVLRQVANGVAVRMAVLETLLG, from the coding sequence ATGGCTGCCATGCAACTCGATTCGAATGGACGTTTGCGTCACCTGCTCACCCTGGAAGGATTGCCGCGCGCCACGCTGCTGCAACTGCTCGATCGCGCCGGCCAGATCCGCGATGCTGCGGTGGGCCGCGTCGGCAAGCGCAGCGTGCTGGCCGGCACCGCGGTGTGCACGCTGTTCTTCGAGCCGTCCACGCGGACGCGCAGCTCGTTCCATCTTGCTGCGCAGCGCCTGGGCGCCGACGTGCTCAACTTCGACGCGTCGACCTCTTCCACCCGCAAGGGCGAGACGGCGCGCGACACCTTGAAGAATCTGGAGGCGATGGGCGTGCGCGGGTTCGTGGTGCGCCATCCCGACGACGGCGCGGTGGAAGCGCTGGCCGCCGCAGCCGGCGAGGGCACCGCGCTGATCAATGCCGGCGACGGCCGCAGCGCGCACCCCACCCAGGGCCTGCTCGACATGCTCACCCTGCGCCAGGCCAAGGGCACTGATTTCTCCAAGCTCAAGGTCGTCATCGTCGGCGACGTGAAGCACTCGCGCGTGGCGCGATCGGACCTGCATGCGCTGCGCACGCTGGGCGCCGGCGAGATCCGCGTCTGTGGCCCGGCGAGCCTGCTGCCCGATGACGACATGCTGGACGGCTGCGTGGTCGGCCAGGACTTCGACGCCATGCTGGAAGGCGCCGATGCGCTGATGATGCTGCGCCTGCAGCGCGAGCGCATGGAAGAAGGCCTGGTGCCCTCGCTGGAGCAGTACCACACCGAATACGGCCTCACCCGCGAGCGGCTGGCGCGTGCCGGACGCGATGCGGCGGTACTGCATCCGGGCCCGATCAATCGCGGCGTGGAAATCACCGACGAAGTCGCCGATGGCGCGCAATCGTGCGTGTTGCGCCAGGTTGCCAACGGCGTGGCGGTGCGCATGGCGGTGCTGGAAACCCTGCTGGGTTGA
- a CDS encoding OsmC family protein produces MGISRHATAHWEGDLKTGKGQLSTPQSGLMDNTRYAFSSRFGDEKGTNPEELIAAAHAGCFTMALSAQLSEAGFPPASLDTRADVDLSMEGGPQLSQIRLKLTAVVPGIDEAKFRELADTAKKNCPVSKALSAVPISLETEFSN; encoded by the coding sequence ATGGGTATTTCGCGCCATGCCACCGCACACTGGGAAGGCGACCTCAAGACCGGCAAGGGTCAGCTCAGCACGCCGCAAAGCGGCCTGATGGACAACACCCGCTACGCCTTCAGCAGCCGCTTCGGCGATGAGAAGGGCACCAATCCGGAAGAGCTCATCGCCGCTGCGCACGCGGGCTGCTTCACCATGGCGCTGTCGGCGCAGCTGAGCGAAGCGGGCTTCCCGCCGGCCTCGCTGGATACGCGCGCGGACGTCGACCTGTCGATGGAAGGCGGCCCGCAGCTGTCGCAGATCCGCCTCAAGCTCACCGCCGTGGTGCCCGGCATCGATGAAGCCAAGTTTCGCGAGCTGGCCGATACCGCCAAGAAAAATTGCCCGGTGTCCAAGGCATTGAGCGCAGTGCCGATCAGTCTGGAGACCGAGTTCTCCAACTGA
- a CDS encoding glycine zipper 2TM domain-containing protein, which translates to MKTLVLGALVMGLAVAGNATAQRYDSGYRDTYRGGYEDGRYEYARVVRVDPIIVSDSYNERSSERCYNRPSDGYYTSNDGYYRDGGSYGSPNASNRGVASVIGGIAGAVLGSQVGGGNGRLVGTAVGTMAGVAAGRSIYEANHRTYQGNVSVCEPVSYRTTRERVDGYDVTYEYGGRMYHTRSDYNPGDRIRVRVDVRPD; encoded by the coding sequence ATGAAAACTCTTGTGCTTGGTGCTCTGGTAATGGGTCTGGCCGTAGCGGGCAACGCAACGGCGCAGCGCTACGACAGCGGCTACCGCGACACCTATCGCGGCGGCTACGAGGACGGTCGTTACGAATACGCGCGGGTGGTGCGCGTGGACCCGATCATCGTGTCGGACTCCTACAACGAACGCAGCAGCGAGCGCTGCTACAACCGCCCGTCCGATGGCTACTACACCAGCAATGATGGCTACTATCGCGATGGCGGAAGTTATGGCTCGCCCAATGCCTCCAACCGCGGCGTCGCCAGCGTCATCGGCGGTATTGCCGGCGCGGTGCTCGGCAGTCAGGTGGGTGGCGGTAACGGACGTCTGGTTGGCACCGCTGTCGGCACCATGGCCGGTGTCGCGGCGGGTCGTTCGATCTACGAAGCCAATCACCGCACCTATCAGGGCAACGTCAGCGTCTGCGAGCCGGTGTCGTATCGCACCACGCGCGAACGGGTGGACGGTTACGACGTGACCTACGAATACGGCGGCCGCATGTATCACACGCGTAGCGATTACAACCCGGGCGACCGGATCCGCGTGCGCGTGGACGTACGCCCCGACTGA
- a CDS encoding PhzF family phenazine biosynthesis protein — protein MTTRRFLQLDVFSARPGSGNPLAVVLDAQGLDDTAMQAIARWTKLPETTFVFPAADAHSSYRLRMFSPQKEVPFAGHPSVGTAHAVLDAGLAAPDDGLLVQDGIAGQLPLRVEQIDGHRSIAIRTPRARVAEQVTADDPRLHAALHGWPLGSLPPALMDGGRTWWVVELASETALRSLQPDWDAIAALAESTGSMGVFAYARAATAGSYDLAVRAFVGNGRRFEDAASGAANAVLAAWLDSRHALPGSGRRYVVSQGREIGFDALLELRIDSNGDVWSGGQVQTVIRGTLDWS, from the coding sequence ATGACCACCCGCCGTTTCCTGCAACTGGATGTGTTCTCCGCCCGCCCAGGCAGCGGCAACCCGCTGGCAGTGGTACTGGATGCGCAGGGGCTGGACGATACCGCCATGCAGGCGATTGCGCGCTGGACCAAGCTGCCGGAGACCACCTTCGTGTTCCCTGCAGCCGATGCCCACAGCAGTTACCGGTTGCGCATGTTCTCGCCGCAAAAAGAAGTCCCGTTCGCCGGCCACCCCAGCGTGGGCACGGCGCATGCGGTGCTCGACGCCGGGCTGGCCGCGCCCGACGACGGCCTGCTGGTGCAGGACGGCATCGCCGGGCAGTTGCCGCTGCGGGTGGAGCAGATCGATGGCCACCGCAGCATCGCCATCCGCACGCCACGCGCCCGCGTCGCCGAACAGGTCACTGCCGACGACCCGCGCCTGCACGCTGCGCTGCATGGCTGGCCGCTCGGCAGCCTGCCACCCGCGTTGATGGACGGTGGACGCACCTGGTGGGTAGTGGAACTGGCCAGCGAAACCGCCTTGCGCAGCCTGCAACCGGACTGGGACGCGATTGCCGCGTTGGCCGAATCCACCGGCAGCATGGGCGTGTTCGCCTATGCGCGCGCCGCGACCGCAGGCAGCTACGACCTGGCCGTGCGCGCGTTCGTCGGTAACGGACGGCGCTTCGAAGACGCCGCTTCCGGCGCGGCCAATGCCGTGCTGGCCGCATGGCTGGACAGCCGCCATGCGCTACCTGGCAGTGGCCGCCGCTATGTGGTCAGCCAGGGCCGCGAAATCGGCTTCGATGCCTTGCTGGAGCTGCGTATCGACAGCAACGGCGACGTGTGGTCCGGCGGCCAGGTGCAGACGGTGATTCGCGGGACCTTGGACTGGAGTTGA